In one window of Brassica rapa cultivar Chiifu-401-42 chromosome A07, CAAS_Brap_v3.01, whole genome shotgun sequence DNA:
- the LOC117126758 gene encoding 1-aminocyclopropane-1-carboxylate oxidase 1-like yields the protein MGLIKEKEMEIPVIDFSELDGENRTKTMSLLDHACDKWGFFMVDNHGIDKELMDKVKQLINSHYEEHLKEKFYQSEMVKALSEGKTSDADWESTFFVWHKPTSNISKVSNISDELIKTMDEYVSQLHKFAERLSKLMCENLGLPREHIVNAFSGIEGPVFGTKVAKYPECPHPELIRGLREHTDAGGIILLLQDDQVPGLEFLKDGKWVPIPPSKNNTIFVNTGDQVEILSNGKYKSVVHRVMTMKQGSRLSIATFYNPAGDAIISPAQEMLYPSGYRFQDYLKLYSTTKFGDKGSRFNTMKKMENGDSV from the exons atgggtttaatcaaagagaaagagatggaGATTCCAGTCATTGATTTTAGTGAACTGGATGGAGAAAACAGAACCAAGACTATGTCTCTTCTTGATCATGCATGTGATAAGTGGGGCTTCTTCATG GTTGATAATCATGGAATTGATAAAGAATTGATGGATAAAGTAAAACAGCTGATTAACTCTCATTATGAGGAGCATTTGAAAGAGAAGTTTTACCAGTCAGAGATGGTCAAGGCTTTGAGTGAAGGCAAAACGTCAGATGCTGATTGGGAAAGCACTTTCTTCGTTTGGCATAAGCCGACTTCAAACATATCCAAAGTCTCCAACATTTCAGATGAACTCAT CAAGACAATGGATGAATATGTTTCTCAACTGCACAAGTTTGCAGAAAGGCTCTCTAAACTCATGTGTGAAAATCTTGGTCTCCCTCGAGAACACATAGTGAATGCGTTCTCCGGTATAGAAGGTCCAGTTTTTGGGACAAAAGTGGCTAAATACCCAGAATGCCCTCATCCGGAGCTCATTAGAGGGCTGAGAGAACATACTGATGCTGGAGGGATCATATTGCTCTTGCAGGATGATCAAGTGCCTGGTCTTGAGTTCTTGAAAGATGGGAAGTGGGTTCCTATCCCACCATCGAAGAACAATACCATTTTTGTCAATACCGGTGATCAAGTCGAGATATTGAGTAATGGGAAGTACAAGAGTGTTGTACACCGTGTGATGACGATGAAGCAAGGAAGTAGACTGTCGATAGCTACATTTTACAATCCAGCTGGGGATGCCATAATATCTCCAGCTCAAGAGATGTTGTACCCAAGTGGTTACCGATTCCAAGACTACCTTAAGCTTTATTCAACCACTAAGTTTGGAGACAAAGGCTCTAGATTTAATACCATGAAGAAAATGGAGAATGGGGATTCCGTCTAG